In the genome of Peromyscus eremicus chromosome 1, PerEre_H2_v1, whole genome shotgun sequence, the window AGTTCCCATTGTCAAACATCTTCTCACAGTTTGGGTCCAGCGTCCAGTAATTGCCTTTACCTGTGGAGAAGGGCGGTTCAGAAAGCCCGGTGTTGACCCCATTGGTCCCTGGAGATAGTCCTGGACCCTCCTCATCCCAAGCCTTGAGTTGGCACTTTGTGTCGGGAATGGGCCTTCACAGTCATTACTGCAAGAATTTGGGTGCTCCAGAAAGACCCAGTCATGGACCCTTGAGGGAATACCCAAGCGCATTAAgatggaggttggagagatggctcaagagaaTCTGAACGGTCTGGGCTCAGCCGGTGGAGCAGAGCTGACCACACCTGACCTCTGTGAAGGATCCAACGCTTTCCAGAAGCGCATCACCACCCCCCTCCAACTCACCCCAGGGTTGTAAAATGTAGGCACTATTTCTCCCATTTTACAGGGAGGTGTGTCCAGGCCCAGCGATGTTAAACTCCCCAGGTCACCCAGTCGGCTAGCTTTCTAGGCTTCAAGCAAATGCGCAGAGCCCTGGGAGCACTGGACTGGAAGCTAAGGCCTAAGACATCTCTCCTCAGTTCACCCAGTCGCTTCCACCCCAGCCACCCCACCAGACGCCTGGATCACGGGTCCTGGACGGGGCGCGCGTGCTGCCAGTTACCTGGGTCGTTCTCATCTCGGGGCACCTTCTTGAAGCAGTCATTGAGCGACAGGTTGTGGCGGATGGAGTTCTGCCAGCCCGCCTTGCTGCGCTTGTAGAAGGGGAAGTTGCTGGCCACGTACTGGTAGATCTGGCTGAGCGTCAGCTTGCGCAGCGGCGCGCTCTGGATGGCCATGGCGATGAGCGCAGAGTAGGAATAGGGTGGCCGTACCAACCTCAGCAGCTCCTGCTGACCCGACAGACTCAGCCACGCGAGATCGGCGCCCGCCAGGCCGCCTGCAGCGCCAAGGAGCGAGCCCGGGGCAGCGAGGGCTGCTGCAGAGTAGGATGGAGCGGGTCCCGGTCCCGCCGCATAGGACGCGGGGCTGAGCGAAGTCGAGTTCACCCACAGGCGCCGACCAGAGGCCAGATCCGCTCGACCGTACCCCGGGGGATGAGCGACGGCCCGAGTCAGGCCGTGCGGGACGGAGCAGGAACCCAGGCCATCGCAGAACCCAGCCATGTCCAGTTCTCCGGCCTGGGCCGGTGCAGGTGGTTCCGCACCGAAGCTCATGGGCGCTCCATTCATCCAGCGAGGCTGCCCCCACCCTCCTGCCCTAGGCCCTTTAAATGCCATTGGGGCGTGGGGAGCACTGGAGGAGAGTATCAGAGGTGGTGAGTCTCCTCCCCTGCTGGCCTTGGAGGAGTGAAGCCCATGTCCCCGCCCTCGGGTCAGTTTTCGGCCCCTCCCTGGGACACCTAGACATGCAGTCCCAGTAACTCTCCCAGGGTACCTAGGTCCTTTTGAGTTCAGAGTCCTTCGTGGCCTACAGTAGTCCCAAGGACGAGGACCCAGGGTTTTTCAGATTTCAGTTCCTAAGGTTAGGCCAGGGAGCTCTCTGCTCCAGGCATTGGTCCTTTTGTGTGTCTGGGGCCTTAACTCAGCCTTATCTCAGGCCGGGAATTGAGAGCAATTGTCCTGCGCATAAGTTCCCAGTGAGGATCTTAGGTGTGATACGGACAGGGCCTTAAGAAAAGGTGTAGATATTGGAAAGAAAGTTGTCTGGAGACCGGGGACCATGAACGCCAGAAGGCAGCGGGCTGCTGTGCTGGAAAGCCACCAGATCCTTGTGTGGATCTGCATGCTGAGCTGGAAATCTTAGAAGTCTGCCCAAAGAAGCTTGCTTTTCAGATGCTGGAAGAGTCTGGGGCCCTGCTTGACTTGTTTGCCAGGTAGACTGGGGGACCTAGTGCGAGAGTCAGCAGTGAAGGCCTTCCTGGGCACTCCCGGAAGaacctaaaacaacaacaacaacccctgATGTCTTTGCCAGAcactatccctccctccctccctccctccctccctccctccctccctccctccctccctccatccatccatcccttcctccctccctctgttttgCTGCTGAAGGACAGACACTACAGGCTTTCCTAGCTGTGAGGCTCTGGGCTTCCCTGTCTGCTCCAGATCCCGGCTAACCAGCAGCGTACCTAGTTCTCCAGATGCGTTTGCCTGAGGCACCTTGGAGGCTTAGCAACACATAAGGTCATGGCTGTGGCACAGAGTGGTACAGTTCTGGCTTCAGTTTGTCAGAATCGTTTACTGAGGTCAACTGACTAGAGAGTCAAAATTTCTGGCCTAGAAGAAATAAGGGGGTGGGTCCATCCCCCGCCAAATCATTGTCTCCAGTGTTAGAGACGAATTTGTTGAAATTGGGCTGACCTAGGGACCCTTTCTGATTACTACAGCAACTTAATATTACATTGGTTAATGAAAGGAAAAGTCCAATCGGCCCTGGCTTTTGGCTGAGAAGGTACCTGCTGGTTGGGCCAGTGGTCTAACCTGGTCTTAGAATGAAGGAAGCCTGTGCTGTAATAATAAACAGACACCGTGTGACACAACCAATTAGTGGGCAGTTTGGCCTGAGCAGGAGGCAGTGAGACTCCATCCAGGGCAAATTTGACCTCAGTACTCTGGAGCCTTTGGGAAGAGGCAGCCTGGAACTGACTTATGATGTGGGCTCTCTAGGCAGACTGTGGCCCTGCCTCCATTCTTCATTCCCCAGAAGGCTGGTGGGGGAACAAGTACTCTTAGACAGTACCCAAACCCCCAAACTCACAaatgctcatgtacacacacacacacacacacacacacacacacacacacacacccctgcagagACAGGTTCAATGCTGGGAAGCTTTCTGAATTTCCCCTCCCTAGCCTCTCAAGGTGTATCTATTTATTGCATTTCCCTAAACAGCAGCCAGTGCCACCAGCCTCTCTATTGAGCCACTTCCAAGAAGTGGctcaaattataaaaattataaaaatgttctcTGTGGGTTCAATGAGCTTTTAGTAACCACCTTTTGAGGGGAACTTCTTTCCTTTGGCAAATGTGAGggtgtttcccacagtgccagCAAAGGGCACTTACTGTCTTCCTGAGCTTGCCACTGGTTTGGGACCTTTTCTCCACCCTCAGGAATTTTGCTgtaaaaaaggaagcatcttctACATTTTTCccccaaggcagggtttctctgtgtagcactggctgtcctagaactcactctgtagacaaggctagcctcaactcacagagatccaccagcctctgcctcccaagtgctgggattaaaggccattaCTGCCTAGCAGGAAGCATCTTCTAATAGCCTGATCGACACAAGGTGGAGCTCCATAGAGTCTGCAGCTTTGCTTCACCCACATGATCCTGAGTCCACTGTGGGAGCTGCAGCCAGCCGCAGCCAGTGGGTCATGTGACTCTCTACGaattctcctgtcttctctgccCTTGCTGTTGTGAGATGTCTGGCAAGAACATGGCTGCTCTTTAAGAGGGTTTTGATGACCCAAGGCGTTAAATGAAGAAGACATTTGCCTCACAGAGGGAAATCTTATTTTATCCATAGTTGGCTGTAATATTGTTTAAAAAGCTGTAGCCATCCAGACAACATGCCACTGGTGTAAAGATGGGTAAGTAGATCAGTGGAGTGAACTGGAGAGTGGAGTACACCTGTACTACCTATAGCCAGCTGGCTTTCTACAAAGACCCTAAAAGCATACATCAGAAAAAAGGCCACGTTTCCAACAAATAATGCCAGGAAAAATTTATATCCACACACAAAAGGAAgcttcactctcctctctcatcaGTTACAAAACTCAACTTTAAAAAGATCAAAATGTGAGACCTGGAACAATGAAACTgtggaagaaaacacaaaatacttcaggaaggaggcttttgtttttgttttcccttaaAGCATagtaaacaaaaatcaaagaaaggcaAACAGGATTGCATTTAACTGAAAAGCTTCCGCAGCATGACATCCTGAGCTACAGAACTGGAGAAAGTGTTTGTGAGCTATGTATCTGAAAGGGGGTGATATCCAGAATAGGCATGGAACTCTAAATGCAACAGCAAGTAACAATAACCCAGTCCCAAAACAGACAATAAACTCATAAACTCAAATGCCTAAATTCTTCCTTCAAAGGATAGCTCACAAAAAGACAATAGGTATATGAAAAGATACCCAACATTATCAACCACCAGAGTAGTGTAAATCAAAGCACAATGAGATAACTAATGTTGTGAGGCAGTAGAAAAAAAGGGAACCCTTGCACACTCTTGGTGAAAGTGTACATCAACACAGCCATTCTGGAAAACAGTATGGgttctcctcaaaaaaaaaaaaaaaaaaaaaaaaaagagtagatctGCTATATGGTCCAGCCATCTTCCCACTATGTGATCAAAAGAAGTAAAGTCAGGATGCTGAAGAAATATTCCCCCTCACCCCGTATTTATTGtggctctattcacaatagccaagaaatggaaacaatacAGTGTCTAACCAACCACAAATAAGATGTggtatgtatacacaatggaacACTATACGGGCATAAAAGAAGGAACTCATGCTATTTATGAGAACATGGATAGAACTGGAGGTAATTAAGTTAAGTAAAATGAGCCGAGCATGGAAAGACAGGTACCATATGATGTCACTCATGTATAGGGGATAGAATTCTTGGCCTCATAGAAGTTGAGAGAAGAATGATGCTCAACCAGAGGCAGGGAGTCTAGCATGGAAATGAAATTGCAGATAGATAGGGGTAGGAAGACTTGGGTGCTAGGACACAATAAGTAAGGTGATCACAGAAAGAAGCTGTGGACTGTCTATTTCCTGGAGTAGAAGGGATTtggaatttcttcttcttcttcttcttcttcttcttcttcttcttcttcttcttcttcttctttttcatcatcatcatcatcagaagaAACCATGTGAATATTGAGGAATTGCATGTTAAAATGAATGTATCCATGTATTCAAACATCCCATGATTCCCTGTAATATGTACAATTTTGGTTTTGTGcgtaagttaaaaataaaattaaaatcattctCCAGgacaaaaacaacacacacagttCTGAGAACCAAGTCAATAGTGAATTTTAAGAGTACATTCACACCATCTCTTGCAATGCAAATGAATAAGGAACAGCAAAACTGTTTCCATGCTCTTGCACAGTGTCTTTCTGTTGAGGCTTTAACTCTTGAACACAATGGGCTCTAGGACCCCCAGATCAAATGAACCTTCCTGTAATTTTCCTGTATAAAAATCATTACAATTTGTGTCGTATTTCTATCCCTCTTCTCTGAGTTCTGAGCCTGTCTTTACTGTAATAGCTTTCTGAGATTTCAACAGCCTGGACCCCAAAATGACTGTCAGTAGATGGAGTACAGTTATTTGGGGGAAAATGTTTTAACACCTGAATCATCTTTGATGGAACtctgatgagatttttttttttttaagagaaaaatacgTCTAAGAGAAATCTCACAAGGCTGAGATCATGCTCTGCTGGGTCTCTAAGCAGAACAACAGCCCTGGGCCCTTTTCCAATCTCTGACCCTTTTGAAGTGACCTGCTTCCCACCTTGTGGACAGTCTTCCAGACATCCACGACCAAATCAAGCCCACCTGCAGCTGCACCCACACCTACAGTTGCACCCACACCTGCAACTGCACCCACACCTGCAGCTGCACCCACACCTACAGCTGCACCCATACCTACAGCTGCACCCACACCTACAGCTGCACACATACCTATAGctgcacacacacttgtgctGCACACACACCTACAGCTGCACCCACATCTGCACTGCACACACACCTACAGCTGCACCCACACCTGCAGCTGCATCCACACCTACAGCTGTACCCATACctacagctgcacacacacactgcagctgCATCCACACTTGCAGCTGCACACACACCTACAGTTGCACCCACACCTGCAGTTGCACACACCTGCAGCTGCACCCACACCTGCAGTTGCACCCATACCTACAGCTGCACCTACACCTGCAGTTGGACCCATACCTACAGCTGTACCCATACctacagctgcacacacacactgcagctgCATCCATACTTGCAGCTGCACCCACACCTGCAGCTGCACCCACACCTGCAGCTGCACCCACACCTGCAGCTGCACACACACTGCAGATGCATCCATACTTGCAGCTGCACCTACACCTGCAGCTGTACCCACACCTACAGCTGCAACTGTACCTCTTCTCTCACCAGGCTAGCCTCTCCTGTGGGCAGAGTTGCGATGCAGCATAGACACTTGGGCATGGCCCTTAGGGAGCTCACCACAGGGCCCAGGCAAAAACCCTGCTCCTCAGCTGTCTTTGTATGTGGCTTCTTAGCCATTAGGGATTCAGTCGGCCATTAGGGATTCAGTCGGAGGAACTAAATCTCTGGAAGCAGCTCCTTGGGGGAGGGGTGCCTCATTTTGTCTTCACTATGTTTCCTGTCCACCAGGAGATGAACAGGCTCTTCCTCCCCATGCTCCTGCCACCATTATGTATAACATTTTGCCTGAGCTTGTGGGGCCAAGCAAAAAATAGATTGAACCCTCTGACACTGTAAACCAAGATAAGTCTTTCCTCTAGGTATTGATGATGATACAAAAGTAGTACACTCAGTTAAAAATCTGGCTTTCCATACATGTTAAACTCATTCAAATATGTTataatctatctgtctgtctgtctatctatctatctatctatctctatatctatttatatatcATCTCTCTATATACCTGTCATATGTCAAGCTATTTATCTCTTATCTGTTTATCTTAGTTGCTattctgttgttatgataaaatgtcataacccaaagcaacttataaatagtttattttggcttatggttttgAAGACTGTGTGTTCATAATGGTGGGAAAGGTATGGTGGCAGGAAGCTAGAGCAAGAAGCTAAGAGACCACTTCAACCTCTCAACtacacacaggaagaagagagcaagAACAGGAAATAACGGAggctatgaactctcaaagccaTCTTCactgatgtagcaggaatcttaaaaagtcttattaataaaaacaaacctggagcaaagtattggggtgaatgctggaagatcagagaagcag includes:
- the Foxi2 gene encoding forkhead box protein I2; this encodes MAGFCDGLGSCSVPHGLTRAVAHPPGYGRADLASGRRLWVNSTSLSPASYAAGPGPAPSYSAAALAAPGSLLGAAGGLAGADLAWLSLSGQQELLRLVRPPYSYSALIAMAIQSAPLRKLTLSQIYQYVASNFPFYKRSKAGWQNSIRHNLSLNDCFKKVPRDENDPGKGNYWTLDPNCEKMFDNGNFRRKRRRRGETSVATVPGANSSEGATLDPRGAASQDTQTSQSLPMPEAAPCLSGFSTAMGALAGGLGTLPEGLVRDFSSRRPPSAAAHSPQIPNTTPGFAAGHQTIATGVRVGHLVYSREGTEV